The DNA sequence AGGTGGTGGCCAGGCTGCAAGAGCGGCTACCCTTGCTGGCTCAGCACCTGGACTTGGCCCTTGTGGTCCTCTTCGGCTCCTATGCCCATGGCAACTATACCGTGGCGAGCGATATCGACCTGCTGGTGGTCTACCGTGGCCCCGAGAGGCCCGATGCCTTTGCCCTGGTGAAGCGTCTCCTGGCCCTGCCCCGCTTGGAGCCCCACGTATATAGCGAGGCCGAGTATAGCGCCCTGAAGCCCACCCTCATGGCCATGACGCGGGGCGGCCTGGTGCTGTGGGGTGACCAGGTGTAAGGGAGGCGACGCGGGGAGCAGGACCCAGGGCCGCGGCCAGGGGCAGGGGTGGCGGGTCCAGCAGAGCGTAGACGCAACGCTGGGGGCGCGGGCCCAGGCCCTGCCGGAGTTCGTATCGTCCGCCAACCAGGGCACCATGAACAACGTGGCCCTGGGCGGCCGGGACCCCCTGCGGGGGCGTCCCTTCGCCTACTACGGGACGGTGAGCGGGGGGCCGGAGGCGGCCCCCACCGGCCCGGTTTCTCGGCCGTCCACACCCACGAGCCAAATCATGAACACGCCGGTGAAGGCCTTACACATGGCCCAGCCCCTGGCCACCTTGGAGCGCCCGATAGGGCGTGGCTCTGGCCGTGAGGGGCGCCGGCGGATTGGGGTGGCATGGTGCGCCCCTGGGAGTTGGTGGCTCTCGCCGCGGTGACCATCGTGGCCTAGCGGCGGGCTTCACCGCGTAGAGCCTCTGAGGAGGCGACCCCGAGGACCGCGGCCTGCCACCTGCTGACGCTCGCCCATAGGCAGGTCGTTACCCTGCCCGGCTAATGCCGGCTGCCGGCCCAGGCCGGCGAGCGCCCAGCCATCGAGACGCCCGGGGGCGGCGGCTGGGGGAGCTTTAGTCCTGCCTGACAGTGGCGTAGGCGTGGCTGGAGGGCTCCACCCGCAGGTCGGGCAGCCAGGAGAGCCACCGCGGCAGCCACCAGTTCCAGCGCCCTAGCAGCGCCATGCTGGAGGACACCAGCACTGAGCGCACCAGGGTGGCATCCAGCACACCGTCACCGCCGCCGAGAAGCCCATCTGCTGGAACATCGCCAGCTCGCCCGAGGCGAAGCCACCAAACACCACC is a window from the Dehalococcoidia bacterium genome containing:
- a CDS encoding hydantoinase B/oxoprolinase family protein — encoded protein: MTRCKGGDAGSRTQGRGQGQGWRVQQSVDATLGARAQALPEFVSSANQGTMNNVALGGRDPLRGRPFAYYGTVSGGPEAAPTGPVSRPSTPTSQIMNTPVKALHMAQPLATLERPIGRGSGREGRRRIGVAWCAPGSWWLSPR
- a CDS encoding nucleotidyltransferase domain-containing protein produces the protein MSSVRIFFPKLDRKEVVARLQERLPLLAQHLDLALVVLFGSYAHGNYTVASDIDLLVVYRGPERPDAFALVKRLLALPRLEPHVYSEAEYSALKPTLMAMTRGGLVLWGDQV
- a CDS encoding MMPL family transporter, with the translated sequence MLGRIRERYDETGDTAVAVSVGLCTTGKLITGASLSMAVVFGGFASGELAMFQQMGFSAAVTVCWMPPWCAQCWCPPAWRC